A section of the Streptomyces sp. NBC_01591 genome encodes:
- a CDS encoding geranylgeranyl reductase family protein has translation MTEQPLSEHSADVIVVGAGPAGSTTAYYLAKAGLDVLLLEKTAFPREKVCGDGLTPRATKQLVSMGIDISEEAGWLRNKGLRIIGGGVRLQLDWPDLASYPDYGLVRKRDDFDEQLARQAQKAGARLYERCNVGAPIVDDRTGRITGVNAKLGEEKTPVTFHAPLVVAADGNSTRLSLAMGLHRREDRPMGVAVRTYFTSPRHDDDYLESWLELWDRRGPQDRLLPGYGWIFGMGDGTSNVGLGILNSSSAFKELDWREVLKAWCASMPEDWGYTPENMTTPIRGAALPMAFNRQPHYTKGLLLVGDAGGMVNPFNGEGIAYAMESGQIAADVIVQAHARATPAQRELALNNYPKVLKETYGGYYTMGRAFVKVIGNPKVMKVATQRGLTHPLLMKFTLKMLANLTDPTGGDAMDRIINGLSKVAPKA, from the coding sequence GTGACCGAGCAGCCCCTCTCCGAACACAGCGCGGATGTGATCGTCGTCGGGGCAGGCCCGGCCGGCTCCACGACCGCGTACTACCTCGCCAAGGCCGGACTGGACGTCCTGCTTCTGGAGAAGACGGCCTTCCCCCGCGAGAAGGTCTGCGGCGACGGCCTCACCCCGCGTGCCACCAAGCAGCTCGTCTCCATGGGCATCGACATCTCCGAAGAGGCCGGCTGGCTGCGCAACAAGGGCCTGCGCATCATCGGCGGCGGCGTCCGTCTCCAGCTGGACTGGCCGGACCTCGCCTCGTACCCGGACTACGGACTGGTCCGCAAGCGCGACGACTTCGACGAGCAACTGGCCCGCCAGGCGCAGAAGGCGGGCGCGCGGCTGTACGAGCGCTGCAATGTCGGCGCCCCGATCGTCGACGACCGCACCGGCCGCATCACCGGCGTCAACGCGAAGCTCGGCGAGGAGAAGACCCCGGTCACCTTCCACGCCCCGCTCGTCGTCGCCGCCGACGGCAACTCCACCCGGCTGTCGCTCGCCATGGGCCTGCACCGCCGCGAGGACCGCCCGATGGGCGTGGCCGTCCGTACGTACTTCACCTCGCCCCGCCACGACGACGACTACCTGGAGTCCTGGCTGGAGCTGTGGGACCGCCGCGGGCCCCAGGACCGGCTGCTGCCCGGCTACGGCTGGATCTTCGGCATGGGCGACGGTACGTCCAACGTCGGCCTCGGCATCCTCAACTCCTCCTCCGCGTTCAAGGAGTTGGACTGGCGCGAGGTCCTCAAGGCGTGGTGCGCCTCGATGCCGGAGGACTGGGGCTACACCCCGGAGAACATGACGACGCCGATCCGCGGCGCCGCCCTCCCGATGGCCTTCAACCGCCAGCCGCACTACACCAAGGGCCTGCTGCTCGTCGGTGACGCGGGCGGCATGGTCAACCCCTTCAACGGCGAAGGCATCGCGTACGCCATGGAGTCGGGCCAGATCGCCGCGGACGTCATTGTCCAGGCCCACGCCCGCGCGACCCCGGCCCAGCGCGAACTGGCGCTGAACAACTACCCGAAGGTGCTCAAGGAGACCTACGGCGGCTACTACACGATGGGCCGCGCCTTCGTGAAGGTGATCGGCAACCCGAAGGTCATGAAGGTCGCCACCCAGCGCGGCCTGACGCACCCCCTGCTGATGAAGTTCACCCTGAAGATGCTCGCCAACCTGACCGACCCGACGGGCGGCGACGCGATGGACCGCATCATCAACGGCCTGTCCAAGGTGGCTCCGAAGGCCTGA
- a CDS encoding transglycosylase domain-containing protein encodes MARRPIRPIRLRRLRVDYPRRGRSNWRRWVPSWRQVLSGILLGFGALAGLFVVVYASVDIPDENAEARRQGTVYYWADGSQLVSVGAVDRQNVTLADIPDSVEHAVIAAENETFYSDSGVSAKGIARAAVSMVKGGETQGGSTITQQYVKNTYLSQEQSATRKFKEFFISLRLSNKQSKEEILQGYLNTSWFGRGAYGIQAAAHAYYGIPAKDLDPGQAALLASLLKGAEQYDPAGGKGNHERAVDRWEWILDRQVEIGTMTKAERAAYQTFPEPRPAAKPTSLGGQTGYLVDIANKYIKKRSGLTDKDLFRGGYRVHTTFDKARVGQLERAVRSVRKRDLDPKKRPEDKYVEVGAASVRSDGAVVAVYGGADAVTHFTNNADTAGVPVGSAFKPFVLAAALQHSGGEITLDSGYDSEGRLIKDGPYAAPPTPPGAGPGQVMVTAPTPLRDALVKSSNATFVLLGKGIGLKKVKELAVSAGLHEESLARLDKSFPLGTSTPSAVRMADAYTAFSNDGMRADPYSVTRVTRDGEAVEGFGKPELRRAMDASVANDVNNTLGMVAWTRLGRDGKFAMMAGPKAADDVSAGATGEDDRMKSAWFIGHTKGLTTAVTMFRSKPGTPQLLGMQGVGGPDSGRGNVFPLRIWNAYVMGT; translated from the coding sequence ATGGCCCGACGCCCCATCCGCCCGATCCGCCTTCGCAGGCTCCGTGTCGACTACCCCCGCCGAGGGAGAAGCAACTGGCGCCGCTGGGTCCCTTCGTGGCGGCAGGTGCTGAGCGGGATCCTGCTCGGATTCGGTGCGCTGGCCGGGCTGTTCGTCGTGGTGTACGCGTCCGTCGACATCCCGGACGAGAACGCCGAGGCGCGCAGGCAGGGCACCGTCTACTACTGGGCGGACGGCAGCCAGTTGGTGAGCGTGGGCGCGGTCGATCGGCAGAACGTCACGCTCGCCGACATACCCGATTCGGTGGAGCACGCGGTCATCGCCGCCGAGAACGAGACTTTCTACTCCGACTCGGGGGTATCGGCGAAGGGGATCGCCCGCGCGGCCGTCAGCATGGTCAAAGGCGGTGAGACCCAGGGCGGCTCCACCATCACCCAGCAGTACGTGAAGAACACCTATCTCAGCCAGGAGCAGTCGGCCACCCGGAAGTTCAAGGAGTTCTTCATCTCGCTGAGGCTGAGCAACAAGCAGAGCAAGGAGGAGATCCTCCAGGGATATCTGAACACCAGCTGGTTCGGCCGCGGCGCCTACGGCATCCAGGCAGCGGCGCACGCGTATTACGGAATCCCCGCGAAGGACCTCGATCCCGGCCAGGCGGCGCTGCTCGCGTCCCTGCTCAAGGGGGCGGAGCAGTACGACCCCGCAGGCGGCAAAGGCAACCACGAACGAGCCGTCGACCGCTGGGAGTGGATCCTCGACCGGCAGGTGGAGATCGGCACGATGACGAAGGCCGAGCGGGCCGCGTACCAGACGTTCCCCGAGCCGAGGCCGGCCGCCAAGCCGACCAGCCTCGGTGGCCAGACCGGCTATCTCGTCGACATCGCCAACAAGTACATCAAGAAGCGCTCGGGCCTCACCGACAAGGACCTCTTCCGGGGCGGCTACCGGGTGCACACCACGTTCGACAAGGCCAGGGTGGGGCAGCTGGAACGGGCCGTGCGGAGCGTGCGCAAGCGCGACCTCGACCCCAAGAAGCGCCCCGAGGACAAGTACGTCGAGGTCGGCGCCGCATCCGTGCGGTCCGACGGGGCCGTGGTCGCGGTGTACGGCGGAGCCGACGCGGTCACCCACTTCACCAACAACGCCGACACCGCGGGCGTCCCCGTCGGCTCGGCCTTCAAGCCCTTCGTGCTGGCCGCGGCCCTTCAGCACAGCGGCGGCGAGATCACCCTGGACAGCGGCTACGACAGTGAGGGGCGTCTGATCAAGGACGGCCCGTACGCGGCGCCCCCCACCCCACCGGGTGCCGGTCCCGGCCAGGTGATGGTCACGGCGCCGACGCCCCTGCGCGATGCGCTGGTCAAGTCGTCCAACGCAACCTTCGTGCTGCTCGGCAAGGGCATCGGGCTGAAGAAGGTGAAGGAACTGGCGGTATCGGCCGGGCTGCACGAGGAGAGCCTGGCCCGCCTGGACAAGTCCTTTCCCCTCGGCACGTCCACACCCAGCGCGGTCAGGATGGCGGACGCGTACACCGCCTTCAGTAACGACGGTATGAGGGCCGATCCCTACTCGGTGACCAGGGTGACCCGGGACGGCGAGGCGGTCGAAGGCTTCGGGAAGCCCGAGCTGCGGCGCGCGATGGACGCCTCGGTGGCCAACGATGTGAACAACACCCTGGGGATGGTGGCCTGGACGCGGCTGGGTCGGGACGGGAAGTTCGCCATGATGGCCGGGCCCAAGGCTGCCGACGACGTCTCGGCAGGCGCGACCGGCGAGGACGACCGGATGAAGTCGGCCTGGTTCATCGGCCACACCAAGGGGCTGACCACGGCCGTCACGATGTTCCGCAGCAAGCCGGGCACCCCTCAACTGCTGGGAATGCAGGGCGTGGGCGGACCCGACTCGGGGCGCGGCAATGTCTTCCCGCTCCGGATCTGGAACGCCTACGTCATGGGGACGTAG
- a CDS encoding dihydrofolate reductase family protein — protein MGQLVVVNFVSLDGVMQSVLSADEDRDGGFDQGGWVLPYVDEAVERFMSEATASAGGLLLGRRTYEIFAATWPYADMNDPAVAAMNTMPKYVASHTLRDLRWANSTLLGADLAEEVSRIKAASETETVVLGSGGLLGTLIEHDLVDEYRLLVFPLILGSGKQLFADGKSPRRLTLTATQSTPSGVLINTYRRRAED, from the coding sequence ATGGGACAGCTGGTCGTGGTCAACTTCGTATCGCTGGACGGCGTCATGCAGTCGGTCCTCTCGGCCGACGAGGACCGGGACGGTGGGTTCGACCAAGGCGGCTGGGTGCTGCCTTATGTCGACGAGGCGGTGGAGCGGTTCATGAGCGAGGCCACGGCCAGTGCCGGAGGCCTGCTCCTGGGTCGCAGGACATACGAGATCTTCGCCGCAACATGGCCGTATGCCGATATGAACGACCCCGCGGTGGCCGCGATGAACACGATGCCCAAGTACGTGGCTTCCCATACGCTCAGGGATCTGAGGTGGGCGAACTCCACCCTCCTCGGCGCTGATCTGGCGGAGGAGGTCAGCCGTATCAAGGCCGCATCCGAGACCGAGACGGTGGTGCTGGGCAGCGGAGGGCTGCTCGGAACCCTGATCGAGCACGACCTCGTCGACGAGTACCGACTGCTGGTCTTTCCCCTCATCCTGGGCAGTGGAAAGCAGCTCTTCGCCGATGGCAAGAGCCCGCGCCGCCTGACGCTCACCGCCACACAGTCGACACCTTCCGGCGTCTTGATCAACACGTACCGCCGCCGCGCTGAGGATTGA
- a CDS encoding VOC family protein — MTSRFTELVVDCHDPERLAAFWCEVLDFEVIDRSEGKVEIGSWVPTVEDVRVRQMSPTLLFIQVPEGKTVKNRLHLDVSPIDDSTEDEVTRLLGLGATKTDVGQGSDRNWVVMADPEGNEFCVLRTLAPQN; from the coding sequence ATGACAAGTAGGTTCACCGAGTTGGTCGTTGACTGCCACGATCCGGAGAGGCTCGCGGCCTTCTGGTGCGAGGTCCTGGACTTCGAGGTGATCGACCGGAGCGAGGGCAAGGTCGAGATCGGCTCCTGGGTGCCGACCGTCGAGGACGTTCGGGTCCGCCAGATGTCGCCCACCCTGCTGTTCATCCAGGTGCCCGAGGGCAAGACCGTGAAGAACCGGCTTCACCTCGACGTCAGCCCGATCGACGACAGCACCGAGGACGAGGTGACCAGGTTGCTCGGTCTCGGTGCCACCAAGACGGATGTGGGCCAAGGCTCAGACCGAAACTGGGTGGTCATGGCCGACCCCGAGGGCAACGAGTTCTGCGTCCTACGCACCCTGGCACCGCAGAACTAG
- a CDS encoding MraY family glycosyltransferase, whose translation MRPPVRDYLLMLFVTAAVTHLLTGPVRKFAITIGVVPEVRARDVHREPTPRLGGMAMFGGLLAGLLVASHLPHLEEIFTQSSTPRALLSGAALICLLGVLDDKWGVDALVKLGGQVLAAGVMVFQGLTILWLPVPGTDGIYLSDWQGTLLTVGLIVVSINAVNFVDGLDGLAAGTVGIAASAFFLYAYRLWYGYGIEAAASTTLLSAILAGMCLGFLVHNSHPARIFMGDSGSMLLGLLIAGCAVSVTGEVDPSLLKQSMDGTSGSAAMVPVYIPLLLPLSVIALPVADLVLAVIRRTWNGMSPFAADKGHLHHRLLRLGHSHRRAVLLMYFWSALFSFGIVAYSARGAKSWMLFGVAFVCAVGLILLLQPRYESGLTRRLLPRRPRGRVVATGGKRTEADEERRVAARALGPDSSER comes from the coding sequence GTGAGGCCGCCCGTGCGGGACTACTTGCTCATGCTGTTCGTCACGGCAGCGGTGACCCATCTCCTGACCGGCCCCGTACGGAAGTTCGCCATCACGATCGGGGTGGTCCCCGAGGTCCGGGCGCGCGATGTCCACCGCGAGCCCACTCCGCGCCTGGGCGGCATGGCCATGTTCGGTGGGCTGCTGGCCGGACTGCTGGTTGCCTCCCACCTGCCGCACCTGGAAGAGATCTTCACCCAGAGCTCGACGCCACGGGCACTGCTGTCCGGCGCGGCCCTGATCTGTCTGCTCGGCGTGCTCGACGACAAATGGGGCGTCGACGCGCTGGTCAAGCTCGGCGGCCAGGTGCTCGCCGCCGGGGTGATGGTCTTCCAGGGACTGACCATCCTCTGGCTCCCGGTGCCGGGCACCGACGGGATCTACCTCTCCGACTGGCAGGGCACGCTGCTGACCGTGGGACTGATCGTCGTCTCCATCAACGCGGTGAACTTCGTCGACGGGCTCGACGGGCTGGCCGCGGGCACGGTGGGCATTGCGGCGTCGGCGTTCTTCCTGTACGCGTACCGGCTCTGGTACGGCTACGGCATCGAGGCCGCCGCGTCCACCACGCTGCTGTCCGCGATCCTGGCGGGCATGTGCCTGGGGTTCCTGGTCCACAACTCCCACCCGGCCCGGATCTTCATGGGCGACTCGGGCTCGATGCTGCTCGGCCTGCTCATCGCCGGATGCGCGGTCTCCGTGACGGGCGAGGTCGACCCGAGCCTCCTCAAGCAGTCGATGGACGGCACATCCGGTTCGGCCGCGATGGTGCCGGTCTACATTCCGCTGCTGCTGCCGCTGTCCGTCATCGCGCTGCCGGTCGCGGACCTGGTGCTCGCCGTCATCAGGCGTACGTGGAACGGAATGTCCCCCTTCGCCGCCGACAAGGGCCACCTCCACCACCGCCTGCTCCGGCTCGGCCACTCGCACCGCCGGGCCGTGCTGCTCATGTACTTCTGGTCGGCGCTGTTCTCGTTCGGGATCGTGGCCTACTCGGCGCGGGGCGCCAAGTCCTGGATGCTGTTCGGGGTCGCGTTCGTCTGCGCGGTGGGCCTGATCCTGCTGCTCCAGCCCCGTTACGAGTCCGGTCTCACCCGCCGGCTGCTGCCGCGCAGGCCCAGGGGCCGCGTGGTCGCCACCGGCGGAAAGCGCACCGAGGCCGACGAGGAACGCCGGGTGGCGGCTCGGGCCCTCGGGCCCGATTCAAGCGAACGTTGA
- a CDS encoding DUF397 domain-containing protein: MSADIEWQKSSFSGGGGEQCVEVSRQAEEILVRESDDPRVVTRTSRSKFAAFIQGVKAGEFDHFVQ; this comes from the coding sequence ATGAGCGCAGACATCGAGTGGCAGAAGTCGTCGTTCTCCGGCGGCGGCGGAGAACAGTGTGTCGAGGTCTCGCGGCAGGCCGAGGAGATCCTGGTGCGCGAGAGCGACGACCCGCGCGTGGTGACCAGGACGAGCCGCAGCAAGTTCGCCGCGTTCATCCAGGGCGTCAAGGCAGGCGAGTTCGACCACTTCGTCCAGTAG